Proteins co-encoded in one Prunus persica cultivar Lovell chromosome G6, Prunus_persica_NCBIv2, whole genome shotgun sequence genomic window:
- the LOC18773463 gene encoding uncharacterized protein LOC18773463 isoform X3 encodes MVTVHRSARLIFTTTLGAVFGFFIGVSLPAVSLTKIRFPSSIITSLDVAFTELRRPNPPPNRSLEDEGSEGVPKIYVPTNPRGAETLPPGIIVPQSDLYLRRLWGEPSADLKTTPKYLVSFTVGINQKKNIDAAVKKFSENFAILLFHYDGRTSEWDEFEWSKRAIHVSVKRQAKWWYAKRFLHPDIVAAYEYIFIWDEDLGVEHFDGEKYIQLVKKYGLEISQPGLEPNNGLTWEMTKRRGDREAHKDTEEKPGWCSDPHLPPCAAFVEIMAPVFSREAWRCAWHLIQNDLVHGWGLDFALRRCVEPAHEKIGVVDSQWIVHQVIPSLGSQGDPEDGKAPWEGVRDMVRTRCKNEWAEFQARLLGADQAYLSQRGRG; translated from the exons ATGGTCACTGTACATCGTAG TGCCAGGCTAATTTTCACTACGACATTGGGAGCTGTCTTTGGATTTTTCATTGGCGTATCATTACCGGCAGTTTCTCTAACCAAG ATTAGGTTTCCGTCAAGCATTATAACATCTCTTGATGTAGCCTTCACCGAATTACGAAGACCTAATCCTCCTCCAAACAGAAGTCTTGAAGATGAAGGATCAGAGGGTGTCCCTAAG ATATACGTTCCAACAAACCCTCGTGGTGCAGAAACACTACCTCCTGGAATTATTGTTCCACAATCTGATCTTTATCTGCGTAGATTATGGGGTGAACCCAGTGCG GATCTGAAAACAACGCCTAAGTACTTGGTATCATTTACAGTTGGTATtaatcagaaaaaaaatattgatgcAGCAGtaaaaaag TTCTCTGAGAACTTCGCAATCTTGCTTTTTCACTATGATGGTCGGACTAGTGAATGGGATGAGTTTGAGTGGTCAAAGAGGGCAATTCATGTTAGTGTGAAGAGACAAGCAAAATG GTGGTATGCAAAAAGGTTTTTGCATCCTGATATCGTAGCAGCTTAtgaatatattttcatttgggATGAAGATTTGGGAGTTGAGCACTTCGATGGAGAGAA GTATATTCAGTTGGTCAAGAAATATGGTTTGGAGATCTCTCAACCTGGTCTTGAGCCCAATAATGGACTGACATGGGAGATGACAAAGAGGAGAGGTGACAGAGAAGCTCACAA GGATACAGAAGAAAAACCGGGCTGGTGTAGTGACCCACATCTCCCTCCATGTGCTGc ATTTGTGGAAATAATGGCCCCGGTTTTTTCTCGGGAAGCTTGGCGGTGTGCATGGCATTTGATTCAG AATGATTTAGTGCATGGATGgggattggattttgctcTCAGAAGATGTGTAGAG CCTGCACATGAAAAGATTGGCGTAGTTGATTCACAGTGGATTGTTCACCAAGTAATTCCTTCTCTTGGGAGCCAG GGAGATCCTGAGGATGGAAAAGCTCCATGGGAAGGGGTACGTGACATG GTAAGAACAAGGTGCAAAAATGAGTGGGCTGAATTCCAGGCTCGCCTCCTCGGCGCAGACCAGGCATACCTTTCTCAGAGAGGAAGGGGGTAA
- the LOC18773463 gene encoding uncharacterized protein LOC18773463 isoform X2: MVTVHRSGVGKKSNDSARLIFTTTLGAVFGFFIGVSLPAVSLTKIRFPSSIITSLDVAFTELRRPNPPPNRSLEDEGSEGVPKIYVPTNPRGAETLPPGIIVPQSDLYLRRLWGEPSADLKTTPKYLVSFTVGINQKKNIDAAVKKFSENFAILLFHYDGRTSEWDEFEWSKRAIHVSVKRQAKWWYAKRFLHPDIVAAYEYIFIWDEDLGVEHFDGEKYIQLVKKYGLEISQPGLEPNNGLTWEMTKRRGDREAHKDTEEKPGWCSDPHLPPCAAFVEIMAPVFSREAWRCAWHLIQNDLVHGWGLDFALRRCVEPAHEKIGVVDSQWIVHQVIPSLGSQGDPEDGKAPWEGVRTRCKNEWAEFQARLLGADQAYLSQRGRG; this comes from the exons ATGGTCACTGTACATCGTAG tggGGTtggtaaaaaatcaaatgacaGTGCCAGGCTAATTTTCACTACGACATTGGGAGCTGTCTTTGGATTTTTCATTGGCGTATCATTACCGGCAGTTTCTCTAACCAAG ATTAGGTTTCCGTCAAGCATTATAACATCTCTTGATGTAGCCTTCACCGAATTACGAAGACCTAATCCTCCTCCAAACAGAAGTCTTGAAGATGAAGGATCAGAGGGTGTCCCTAAG ATATACGTTCCAACAAACCCTCGTGGTGCAGAAACACTACCTCCTGGAATTATTGTTCCACAATCTGATCTTTATCTGCGTAGATTATGGGGTGAACCCAGTGCG GATCTGAAAACAACGCCTAAGTACTTGGTATCATTTACAGTTGGTATtaatcagaaaaaaaatattgatgcAGCAGtaaaaaag TTCTCTGAGAACTTCGCAATCTTGCTTTTTCACTATGATGGTCGGACTAGTGAATGGGATGAGTTTGAGTGGTCAAAGAGGGCAATTCATGTTAGTGTGAAGAGACAAGCAAAATG GTGGTATGCAAAAAGGTTTTTGCATCCTGATATCGTAGCAGCTTAtgaatatattttcatttgggATGAAGATTTGGGAGTTGAGCACTTCGATGGAGAGAA GTATATTCAGTTGGTCAAGAAATATGGTTTGGAGATCTCTCAACCTGGTCTTGAGCCCAATAATGGACTGACATGGGAGATGACAAAGAGGAGAGGTGACAGAGAAGCTCACAA GGATACAGAAGAAAAACCGGGCTGGTGTAGTGACCCACATCTCCCTCCATGTGCTGc ATTTGTGGAAATAATGGCCCCGGTTTTTTCTCGGGAAGCTTGGCGGTGTGCATGGCATTTGATTCAG AATGATTTAGTGCATGGATGgggattggattttgctcTCAGAAGATGTGTAGAG CCTGCACATGAAAAGATTGGCGTAGTTGATTCACAGTGGATTGTTCACCAAGTAATTCCTTCTCTTGGGAGCCAG GGAGATCCTGAGGATGGAAAAGCTCCATGGGAAGGG GTAAGAACAAGGTGCAAAAATGAGTGGGCTGAATTCCAGGCTCGCCTCCTCGGCGCAGACCAGGCATACCTTTCTCAGAGAGGAAGGGGGTAA
- the LOC18773463 gene encoding uncharacterized protein LOC18773463 isoform X1 translates to MVTVHRSGVGKKSNDSARLIFTTTLGAVFGFFIGVSLPAVSLTKIRFPSSIITSLDVAFTELRRPNPPPNRSLEDEGSEGVPKIYVPTNPRGAETLPPGIIVPQSDLYLRRLWGEPSADLKTTPKYLVSFTVGINQKKNIDAAVKKFSENFAILLFHYDGRTSEWDEFEWSKRAIHVSVKRQAKWWYAKRFLHPDIVAAYEYIFIWDEDLGVEHFDGEKYIQLVKKYGLEISQPGLEPNNGLTWEMTKRRGDREAHKDTEEKPGWCSDPHLPPCAAFVEIMAPVFSREAWRCAWHLIQNDLVHGWGLDFALRRCVEPAHEKIGVVDSQWIVHQVIPSLGSQGDPEDGKAPWEGVRDMVRTRCKNEWAEFQARLLGADQAYLSQRGRG, encoded by the exons ATGGTCACTGTACATCGTAG tggGGTtggtaaaaaatcaaatgacaGTGCCAGGCTAATTTTCACTACGACATTGGGAGCTGTCTTTGGATTTTTCATTGGCGTATCATTACCGGCAGTTTCTCTAACCAAG ATTAGGTTTCCGTCAAGCATTATAACATCTCTTGATGTAGCCTTCACCGAATTACGAAGACCTAATCCTCCTCCAAACAGAAGTCTTGAAGATGAAGGATCAGAGGGTGTCCCTAAG ATATACGTTCCAACAAACCCTCGTGGTGCAGAAACACTACCTCCTGGAATTATTGTTCCACAATCTGATCTTTATCTGCGTAGATTATGGGGTGAACCCAGTGCG GATCTGAAAACAACGCCTAAGTACTTGGTATCATTTACAGTTGGTATtaatcagaaaaaaaatattgatgcAGCAGtaaaaaag TTCTCTGAGAACTTCGCAATCTTGCTTTTTCACTATGATGGTCGGACTAGTGAATGGGATGAGTTTGAGTGGTCAAAGAGGGCAATTCATGTTAGTGTGAAGAGACAAGCAAAATG GTGGTATGCAAAAAGGTTTTTGCATCCTGATATCGTAGCAGCTTAtgaatatattttcatttgggATGAAGATTTGGGAGTTGAGCACTTCGATGGAGAGAA GTATATTCAGTTGGTCAAGAAATATGGTTTGGAGATCTCTCAACCTGGTCTTGAGCCCAATAATGGACTGACATGGGAGATGACAAAGAGGAGAGGTGACAGAGAAGCTCACAA GGATACAGAAGAAAAACCGGGCTGGTGTAGTGACCCACATCTCCCTCCATGTGCTGc ATTTGTGGAAATAATGGCCCCGGTTTTTTCTCGGGAAGCTTGGCGGTGTGCATGGCATTTGATTCAG AATGATTTAGTGCATGGATGgggattggattttgctcTCAGAAGATGTGTAGAG CCTGCACATGAAAAGATTGGCGTAGTTGATTCACAGTGGATTGTTCACCAAGTAATTCCTTCTCTTGGGAGCCAG GGAGATCCTGAGGATGGAAAAGCTCCATGGGAAGGGGTACGTGACATG GTAAGAACAAGGTGCAAAAATGAGTGGGCTGAATTCCAGGCTCGCCTCCTCGGCGCAGACCAGGCATACCTTTCTCAGAGAGGAAGGGGGTAA